The Paenibacillus antri genomic sequence CTGCTTGCCGCGCAAGCATTCGACCGTTACCCGTATCGTCTATGTCGTCGCGGAAGCGTGGCTGAGGCGATGCGGCGCGTATCCGAAGCTGGCGATTCACCTGCCCCAGCTGCTTCGGTATTGCGCGATGGTTCAAGATCGGTCCGAAGCGACGGACCCGGCATACGCTTGGACGGTTCGAACCTTCGCCGCGACGACGCTCGCCGCGTTCGCCGCCGTGTTCGCCTATCTTGCGAAGGCGGACGGCGCCGTCGTTCTATTAATCGCGGTGCTGACGGCCGCCGCTCCGGCGGTCCTGTGGAGAGAGCTTAAGAAGAAAGTCGAAGGAAGGCAGCGCGCCTTCGTAGCAGAGCTGCCGACGTTCTTGCATAAGCTGTCGCTGCTGTTGGCGGCAGGAGAAGCGATCCACCGAGCATGGCAGCGTGCCGGCACGGTCGGGTCGGACAAGGAAACCCATCCGTTGTATACGGAGCTCGCAAGAACGAATCAGGACATCGCGCAAGGCGTGCCGTTCCCGAAGGCGCTGGAGGATATGCACCGACGCTGCGGATATCACGAAGTGAGCGCACTTATTACGACCGTCTTAATGAACTATAAGCGGGGCGGGGAAGCGTTCGCCCTTGCTCTGCAAGACGCCTCCCGTCTTATGATGGAGAAGAAGCATGCGCTCGTAAGGACGCAAGGGGAGGAAGCGTCGACGAAGCTGCTTTTCCCGATGATGCTGATGTTGTGCGCAGTCATGCTGATCGTCGCGGCCCCCGCCGTCATGCTAATGAATTAATAAATCGGAGGAGGAACCCATTATGAAACAAGTTTTTGCAGCCCGCTGGCGCGCGTTTTGGAAAGAAGAGGACGGGATCGGAACGCTGGAGATGCTGCTGATCATCGCGGTCATCCTCGTCGTGGCGATCGCCTTTCGGAAGTGGATCATGGAATGGATCAACGGGCTGTTCGAGAATACGAACGACAACGTCACCGATACGCTTAATGAAAATACGATCGTTCTTCCGTAACAGCCGCTTGTTCAAGGACGAAGCCGGCAGCTACAGCCTCGAAGCCGCCTTGGTAGCGCCGATCTCGGCCTTGCTAGTCGCCGGCGTCGCGTTTCTGTTGATCGCATCGGCGCAATCCAGCTTAACGTATATTACGGCGAACGAGTCGTCGGAGCGCATCTCCCAGCACTGGAACAATAGCTACAAGCATCCGGTCACAGGCATGTTTTCGACGTTTCAGCGCGACCCTTTGTTTTGGCGCTGGAACCAGGATAGCTCCAGCGCTTGGCTATGGGGGGGCGAAGCCGGGGAAACCTCTTCCCTCGTACGGCTTCCTGCCGGGGACTCGTCCGACGGCTCCATATTAAGCCGGAAGCTAAGCGGAGGGGCGGCCGGATGGCCGGCCGCATATCGGGGAGCAGGTTCGTTCCGGGGGATCGGGTGGAATCGAGAGGTAGCGGTGGAGGCGGCGGTTCCGCTGTCTCTGCCAGGCGGATTCGGATTGCCGGACGCGGCGGGGGGGAGATCGACGAAATCGATCGCGGAGCCTGCCGAGTTTATCCGGAACGTCGAGCTCGCGCTGGGCTACGTTCCGGCTCTTAAGGCGGTTATCGAAGGCGATAAATTCAGAAATCTCCTCTCGCCTTGGGTGGACAAGCCCGACATCGTACCGGATGTCGACCGGACGCTCTCCTTCCGGCATCACTCGGACGCGGTGAGGTATTTGCGGACGCTCGTCCGAGGACAAGAACGGCGGATCGGCACCGAAGAGACAGGGAAGTGGCGATTAATCGACGCGATGGACAAACATGAGGTCGCTCACCAAACGTACATCGGCCCGAAGCAGCCGAACAAAGACGTACGGGATCAATTGATGAAGGATGCGGAGCTCATTCGTAAGGGGAAGGTGAAAGGGGTCGTCTGGCATTTTTTTCGGAGGACTGGAGACGCGACGGCCGGACCGTCGCCCGCTTTGAAGAAGCTGCTGCAGGACAACGGAATCGTATTCGTTATTCATTCGTAAGGAGGCAAGGCTTATGTTTCCGACGGGGAACGAGCGAGGCGGCATGACGTTGTTCGCGCTCGTCGCGCTGTCCGCGCTGTTCATCGTCGCCATCGTGCTGGCGGACGTCGTGCGCTCGAGAATGACGGCGATGGACGCGGAAAGCGACGCGAGGCGCGCAGGGAGGACGTTGCTGGCAAGCTTCGAACCGAGCTTGTTGAAGTACGGACTTTTCGGCGCCTCGGAAAGCGCATCGCGAACGAAAGCGGCCGAGGCGCTGGCCGCCGAGGCGAGCGCGGAACGATCGAAGGGCGCCGCTTTTCGCTTTTACGACGCCAGCGACGGATTCCGAAGGACGTTCGCGATCGAGCCGCTGTACCATCTCGGGGATCATCGCGTGTTCCAACGACAAATTCTGGAACGGATGAAATATATCGCACCGATCGAGTTCGGCATCGAGGTGACGGAGAAGTTGTTCAAAGCGAAACCGCAAATCGCGGCCGCCAAGCAATACGCGGAGCTGTCGCAACAGCTGCAGGAGCTTGTGAATAAGCGCGAAGCCGCGTTGGATCGGGCGTGGACGACGGCGCAAGCGTTGGCGGGAGCGGCGGGCGGAAGCGGCGGGTCGCTGCAGTCGCTGATGAATCGCCTTCACGAGTCGCTGGAGGAAGCTGAGAACGCGAACCGCGACGTCTCCAAACAGCTGAACGCGCCGGCGCCTCGGGCGCCGAACGGACCCGAAACGACGTTCCCCCATGTTACCGTGTACCCGCTCGACTTCTTCGTGACATACCGGGTCGGTGCGGGAACCGTCGCCTCGATGCACGAGGCGTTAGCCGCGGCGGCGGCCGAAGCGGCGGCCGTCCCGAAGGAACAGGCGGGTGCCGCCCTCGAACGGGTCGAACGTTTTCGCGAAGATTTGCGGCGGTACGTCTCGGAGTGGCTCGGCGCGCGGCGCGCCTTCGAGACGAAGAGAGCCCAGGAGGGGAACGAAATTCGACGGTTGGAAGCGAATCAGCGGAAAGCCGCCGAGACGCAATTGAACAGACGGCGAGATAATTGGAAAGATTTATGCACGGTCGAGACGATGGCGGATTACTTGACGTTGACCGGACCGGACGGATTGTTCGAAAAATATCGCGCGTATAACGAACATTCGGCTGCGGGGGGCATCGAACCGGAGCTCGACGCGGAGGACGCGGAGTCGTTCTTGACCTCGGCGGTGCGCTTCACGAATGCGATCGGCGAATTGACCGGCGAGCTGTTGGACGAGACGTTCGTGAACGAATACGCGATCATGCATTTCACGTACCGGACGGACGATAAGCCGAAATATCCCGTGAAGCTGGGCACGAATATCGGCGATCGAGCCTCCCATCGATTAAGAGGCCAGGAAGCGGAATTCATTCTCTACGGACTGCCGAGCTGCCATATGAACTTAACGGCGATGCATACCGAGCTGTTCGTGCTGCGAACCGGACTTCGAACGATGGAAGAGCTGTTGAAGCCCGAGACGGGCGCGAAGGCGGCGACTCCGTGGCTCGCCTTGCTCGCGGCGCTCGCGCAA encodes the following:
- a CDS encoding type II secretion system F family protein, translated to MAAIWIAVVLASGFLTYRLEKTGDAATRCLPRKHSTVTRIVYVVAEAWLRRCGAYPKLAIHLPQLLRYCAMVQDRSEATDPAYAWTVRTFAATTLAAFAAVFAYLAKADGAVVLLIAVLTAAAPAVLWRELKKKVEGRQRAFVAELPTFLHKLSLLLAAGEAIHRAWQRAGTVGSDKETHPLYTELARTNQDIAQGVPFPKALEDMHRRCGYHEVSALITTVLMNYKRGGEAFALALQDASRLMMEKKHALVRTQGEEASTKLLFPMMLMLCAVMLIVAAPAVMLMN
- a CDS encoding Flp1 family type IVb pilin; the encoded protein is MKQVFAARWRAFWKEEDGIGTLEMLLIIAVILVVAIAFRKWIMEWINGLFENTNDNVTDTLNENTIVLP
- a CDS encoding TadE/TadG family type IV pilus assembly protein — its product is MKIRSFFRNSRLFKDEAGSYSLEAALVAPISALLVAGVAFLLIASAQSSLTYITANESSERISQHWNNSYKHPVTGMFSTFQRDPLFWRWNQDSSSAWLWGGEAGETSSLVRLPAGDSSDGSILSRKLSGGAAGWPAAYRGAGSFRGIGWNREVAVEAAVPLSLPGGFGLPDAAGGRSTKSIAEPAEFIRNVELALGYVPALKAVIEGDKFRNLLSPWVDKPDIVPDVDRTLSFRHHSDAVRYLRTLVRGQERRIGTEETGKWRLIDAMDKHEVAHQTYIGPKQPNKDVRDQLMKDAELIRKGKVKGVVWHFFRRTGDATAGPSPALKKLLQDNGIVFVIHS